A segment of the Leptospira barantonii genome:
CTGATGAATCGGTTCTTCCGCGACTTTTTGAGTTCCGATTTGAAGGGAACGGAAATATCTTTCGACTTGTTCGTAACTTCCGGGTGCTAGAATTATAAAACGATTGAAAGTATCCAAGTTCGGATCTCCGTACCAAGTGTTCACGGAAGTTCCCGAGATGGATTGGAGATAAACTTGGGCGATTTTTCTTTTTCTTTCTAAGATGATTCCGATTTTGGAAAGCTGTTCGATTCCAAGCGCCGCTTGGTAATCAATGAGATTGTAATCTAACTTCGGCTGTCCTTCTTTTCTTTGATACGGTTCTTTTCCGGCCTTCATCGCGCGGATTTTTTTTGCGAGAGGTTCTTGATCTGTGATGATCATCGCTCCGTTTCCGGTCGTGATCATTTGATCTACGGAAAGTCCGCAAACCGCGATGTTCCCTTGTTTCCCCGGAGTGAAAGTTTCACTCTGCGCTCCTAAAACCTCGGAAATATCTTCGATGACCGGAATTCCTTTGAAGTCGTATCGTTTTGCGTCGGCGATCGATCCGAAAGAATGATCCAGGATAATCGCTTTTACGGAAGAATCTTCCAGCGCTTTCGTAAGTCCTTCCGGGCTGATATGGAAAGAATTTTTATCCAAATCGACTACGACCGGAATCGCTTTTAAAAGAAAGATCGCGTCGAGTGCGGAAACGGGTGCGAACGTGGAAAGCGCTACCTTGTCTCCCGCTTGAATGTCGAGTGCGAGCAAAGCAAGGTGATAGGCGGATGTGAGATGATTGCTGGAAATGACTTGTTTGTATCGGAATGTGGAAGAGAACGCTTTTTCAAAACGTGTCGTTACATTTCCGGTTGTGAGGTGATCTTCTACGAGGCATTCGAGAACCGTTTTTAAATCCTCTCTGGAAAGAGTGGGTTTGTGAAATTCAATGTCCGTTTTTTTCTTAGGATTCTTTTCCAGAATTTCGGTTTCGGTGTTGCTCATGTCCAATCCAACTCAGGTTCTTATAATTTTATTATGTCGCATTATGCACTAGAATTCGATCCCGTAAAGACGTTTTCCGGCTATGCTAGACGCAGATTGCTAGAGGGTTCGAAAAAGTACAAGAAAAATCCGGTTTGAACGGGGAATTTTGTGGGAACTCCTTCGGGGAAGGGCCGGAACCGGCAAGTTTTCTTGTAAATTCGGGGGAATGTAGGAACTCCATCTTTTTACGCGGGATTCTTTGATATGGAAAGGATTGTAGGAACTACCACAAAACTCGAGGAAAGTATGAAGCGAGCGGTGCAAGGGTCGTAAAATGCAACGAGTTACTGAAAGAAAAGCGCCGACGAACGGAATATACAACGACAAAACGGATTCGATTCATGCTCGATCGAAATCCAAATCGAAAAAAAAGAACATTCAAAAATCAGAATGTATTACTTCGTCCGAAAAAACAAACCGGAATCTCTTCCGGTTTTTAAAGCTCAATTTTTCTTAAAAAGATTTCTCACGCCGATCCAAATCTCCGGAAGATAAGCGCCGATCACGATCAAAATTAAACCGCCAAAGGTCCATTTCGTAATCAGAACATTCTCCGTAAAACGAGTCAGACCCACGTTTAAAATGCTGATATACCAGCCGATCCCGATGAGAATGAGGCCGACGGTGTGAGGTATTATGAAATTCATAATCGTATTCATTTTTATTCCTTAAAGTAAAATCTACGAATGGGGAGATTTTGCCGGAAAAGTCAAAGGATTCAAGTGGTTTTCGAGTTGATCGGAAATTCGATTCTCGGAAAGTTTCTGCTATGCCCGAAACAGAAAACTGGAACGAAGACGAAGAAGATTTTCCGATCCCCGTTAAGGAAGCCGGGAAAACGGAATCCAGGCTTTCCGCATTATTATTCAATTTATTGAGTCACCATTCTCCCTTGAGTTTTACGAAAATCCGATCCTTATTGCCGGATCATTATCAAAATCTGGAGAATCCCGATTCCGATCGGAAAAAACTTTCCAGAGACGTGGAAGAATTGGGCGAACTCGGGTTTTTGGTTCGTTCCACGCAAGAAGGTTATGTTCTCGATCGTAACGTATCCAACCGAGAATTAAAACTCGAAAAGGAAGAATTGCAGGCGCTCGCCGAAACGATTCTGAAATCCTATCAAGAATCGCCGTCTTTGGAATTGTATTCCTTATCGCAAAAGTTGTTCGAAGGAAAGTTGGACGTTTATCCCGAATTGGAGATGGATTTAAAAACCCAAAAAACGTTGAGCCAAACCGCGACGAGCGAATCCGAAGAACTTCTGAAAAAATTATTGGAATCCTTAAAAACGAAATCGCCGGTTCAGTTTTTGTATTTCAAAACTTTTCCTGAAGAAACGTATCGAGTCGAAGTGGATCCGATCCGATTGATCCGAAAGAATTCGGAGGATTATTATCTTCTCGCATACGATCGAAAGAAAAAAGAAAGAAGAAGATTCATCATTCCTAAAATGTCGAGAGTTGAAACGATCGCGGAAAATTCCCTTTATCAACCGCAGGGACAAAAAAGGGAGAATTCTCAGGATTGGGTTTTACATCCGATCCTTTTTCAAGTTCACGATCCGATCGAAGTCGAGCTGATCTGCGATCCCGAGTTTTCTTACAAAGTTCGAAATTCCATATCAGAAATTCCTTATGAAGAATTTTCTCGGGATTCGTTTCGGTTTAAGATCACGAATCAGGAAGGACTTTTTCCGTTGTTGTTCGAAGCGCGGGATTCGATTCGAAAAATTCTTCCGGAATCGTTGGCTCTTTCTTTCCGGAAGAACGTGGAACAGATCCTTTCGAACTACCGCGTTTCCCTTTCTTAGATTCTAAAAATTATAATTTTCTAATACGATTGCGATTCCTTGACCTCCGCCGATACAAAGAGAAGCGACGCCGATTCTTAGGTTTCTTCGTTTGAGTTCGTAA
Coding sequences within it:
- a CDS encoding DegT/DnrJ/EryC1/StrS family aminotransferase, which translates into the protein MSNTETEILEKNPKKKTDIEFHKPTLSREDLKTVLECLVEDHLTTGNVTTRFEKAFSSTFRYKQVISSNHLTSAYHLALLALDIQAGDKVALSTFAPVSALDAIFLLKAIPVVVDLDKNSFHISPEGLTKALEDSSVKAIILDHSFGSIADAKRYDFKGIPVIEDISEVLGAQSETFTPGKQGNIAVCGLSVDQMITTGNGAMIITDQEPLAKKIRAMKAGKEPYQRKEGQPKLDYNLIDYQAALGIEQLSKIGIILERKRKIAQVYLQSISGTSVNTWYGDPNLDTFNRFIILAPGSYEQVERYFRSLQIGTQKVAEEPIHQILELPNTDFPNGERLFQRGHCIPIYPNLTKDNIQRISQAIRRIY
- a CDS encoding helix-turn-helix transcriptional regulator encodes the protein MPETENWNEDEEDFPIPVKEAGKTESRLSALLFNLLSHHSPLSFTKIRSLLPDHYQNLENPDSDRKKLSRDVEELGELGFLVRSTQEGYVLDRNVSNRELKLEKEELQALAETILKSYQESPSLELYSLSQKLFEGKLDVYPELEMDLKTQKTLSQTATSESEELLKKLLESLKTKSPVQFLYFKTFPEETYRVEVDPIRLIRKNSEDYYLLAYDRKKKERRRFIIPKMSRVETIAENSLYQPQGQKRENSQDWVLHPILFQVHDPIEVELICDPEFSYKVRNSISEIPYEEFSRDSFRFKITNQEGLFPLLFEARDSIRKILPESLALSFRKNVEQILSNYRVSLS